The proteins below come from a single Oceanotoga teriensis genomic window:
- a CDS encoding BglG family transcription antiterminator, producing MNIKTRIIDIMIFLHDLKTPITIAEISKKFNVSKRTIRYDLEEIKILSKKYDFALISKQGVGIYIKNKNSLNKFIKNFDDKNLSIEKTDRVFLILFKLFQTFEPIKINDLEEITKVSKSTISNDLDVVEYWLRNKKINLIRKQNFGILIDGEENDIRHAFTSLIYETGKTEKIIKLLNNLNKDYIKEKFFKNDTLNFFNELINGIDIFEVEYIIKKYIKKYKFDISFDDYASLIIHLCFSIKRIKNGKIIKYENSMINDLITKKELEIINKISDDSENFFEISIPQEERFFLAFHLLGAKKDIIPLNKDGVNEDFLFLAKEMCKIVDDYFKINLIHDNELIKGLAIHLMAAANRIKFNLPLHNPLLPEIKNKYSEIYEASIIASKIFMAYLNKNVEENEIGYIALHFGASIEKNYKNEGNFLKVILVCSSGIGTTNILKSRLLNEFNNIKIINTVPVREINKYYKQDIDLILSTFDIHENNFPNLKVSPLLSNEDISKIRSIIIKRKNMLNIRKKNISFNEKISKNDLLKILKNNIDDENTYIKIKNIIKEENYNKTNNDELTLKNLLNIKLIKKINTIKDWEDAVFKSGELLLKEEFIVKEYIQKCIKIIKENGPYSVISKHVALIHASSKDGVLKPGISMLIIKNGVKFNSKNDPVKIVFTFCTKDKNEDLKAITDILKLLNDKNFINHMISFKNTNEILKYIQNYDYTKN from the coding sequence AGATATGATTTGGAAGAAATAAAAATTCTCTCAAAAAAATATGATTTTGCTCTAATATCTAAACAAGGTGTTGGTATTTATATAAAAAATAAAAATTCATTAAATAAATTCATTAAAAATTTTGATGATAAAAATCTATCTATAGAAAAAACAGATAGAGTGTTTTTAATACTATTCAAACTATTTCAAACTTTTGAACCAATAAAAATAAACGATCTTGAAGAAATTACTAAAGTAAGCAAATCAACTATATCCAATGATCTTGATGTAGTTGAATATTGGTTGAGGAATAAAAAAATAAATCTTATAAGAAAACAAAATTTTGGAATTTTAATCGATGGTGAAGAAAATGATATAAGACATGCTTTTACTTCTTTGATATATGAAACTGGAAAAACTGAAAAAATAATAAAACTTTTAAACAATTTAAATAAAGATTATATAAAAGAAAAATTTTTTAAAAATGATACTCTGAATTTTTTTAATGAATTAATAAATGGGATTGATATATTTGAAGTTGAATATATAATTAAAAAATACATAAAAAAATATAAATTTGATATATCATTCGATGATTATGCGAGTTTAATAATACATTTATGTTTTTCTATAAAAAGAATAAAGAATGGGAAAATAATAAAATATGAAAATTCTATGATAAATGATTTAATAACAAAAAAAGAACTTGAAATAATAAATAAAATTTCTGATGATTCTGAAAATTTTTTTGAAATATCTATACCTCAAGAAGAAAGATTTTTTTTAGCTTTTCATCTTTTAGGTGCAAAAAAAGATATAATTCCTTTAAATAAAGATGGAGTAAATGAAGATTTTTTATTTCTTGCAAAAGAAATGTGTAAAATTGTTGATGATTATTTTAAAATAAATTTAATACATGATAATGAATTAATAAAAGGACTCGCCATACATTTGATGGCCGCAGCAAATAGAATAAAGTTTAATTTACCACTTCATAATCCATTATTACCGGAAATAAAAAACAAATATTCAGAAATATATGAAGCTTCTATTATAGCCTCAAAGATTTTTATGGCTTATTTAAACAAAAATGTAGAAGAAAATGAAATTGGTTATATAGCTTTACATTTTGGTGCTTCAATAGAAAAAAATTACAAAAATGAAGGTAATTTTCTTAAAGTGATTTTAGTCTGTTCAAGTGGTATAGGAACAACAAATATATTAAAATCAAGGCTTTTAAATGAATTTAATAATATAAAAATAATAAATACTGTTCCAGTGAGAGAGATAAATAAATATTATAAACAAGATATTGACTTAATTTTATCTACATTTGATATACATGAAAATAATTTTCCAAATTTAAAAGTATCTCCTTTACTTTCAAATGAAGACATATCAAAAATTCGATCTATAATTATAAAACGAAAAAATATGTTAAATATAAGAAAGAAAAATATAAGTTTCAATGAAAAAATAAGTAAAAATGATCTTTTAAAAATACTAAAGAATAATATAGATGATGAAAATACTTATATTAAAATAAAAAATATAATAAAAGAAGAAAATTATAATAAAACTAATAATGATGAATTAACCCTTAAAAATCTTTTAAATATAAAATTAATAAAAAAAATAAATACCATAAAAGATTGGGAAGATGCCGTATTCAAATCTGGAGAATTGCTTTTAAAAGAAGAATTTATAGTAAAAGAATATATACAAAAATGTATAAAAATAATAAAAGAAAATGGTCCTTATTCTGTTATATCAAAACATGTGGCTTTAATACATGCTTCATCAAAAGATGGAGTGTTAAAACCTGGAATTTCTATGTTGATAATAAAAAACGGAGTCAAATTTAATTCAAAAAATGACCCCGTTAAAATTGTCTTTACTTTTTGTACAAAAGATAAAAATGAAGATTTAAAAGCTATAACAGATATTTTAAAACTTTTAAATGACAAAAATTTTATAAATCATATGATATCTTTTAAAAATACTAATGAAATATTAAAGTATATACAAAATTACGATTATACTAAAAATTAA
- a CDS encoding MATE family efflux transporter — translation MDYEKKRDMILHGDIKKALLKMAIPLLLSNLSQTLYNLTDTYWVGKIGSLEVAAASFVWPVLFFVITIGIGISSAGTSLMSQYNGLRDKDNARLIAGQIFSLTIVFSIVMTIIGIIVSPYVLRWMGATGELYDKSLTYLRIMFLSTPVSYTYMVFNSVKTSEGNTLTPMIISSLGVVLNMILDPLFIINFRMGIIGAAIASVISQGVFLILIYPLLFRKKDGIYIKKCNLKLRMDKVIKIFKIGLPSTIGTSMESLGFIILNSFIVTYGNTTLAAYSVANRINSMVFMPGMAIGGAIVSIIGQNIGADQIDRVKKAFKTAALYSFTISMTLGIILFIYAENALKIFLPLEQDLPTVIEGTEYMKLMALSLFLVGMNDLLNGTFQGSGHTLYSMMISMGRLWIFRIPMIIIFQNFTDLGSTGVWYAMVLSNFLTTIMGFLFFFFGKWERRVVEKSPVYDQD, via the coding sequence ATGGATTATGAAAAGAAAAGAGATATGATACTTCATGGGGATATAAAAAAAGCCCTTTTAAAAATGGCAATTCCATTACTATTATCAAATTTGAGTCAAACCCTTTACAATTTGACAGACACTTATTGGGTAGGCAAGATTGGTTCATTGGAGGTGGCGGCCGCTTCATTTGTTTGGCCGGTTTTATTTTTTGTTATAACTATAGGTATAGGAATATCTTCAGCTGGAACTTCATTGATGTCTCAATACAATGGACTAAGAGATAAAGATAATGCTCGATTAATAGCTGGACAGATATTTTCTCTCACTATAGTTTTTTCTATTGTTATGACTATTATAGGTATAATTGTTTCACCATATGTCTTGAGATGGATGGGTGCAACTGGAGAATTATATGATAAATCATTGACTTATTTGAGGATAATGTTTTTGAGTACACCTGTATCTTATACTTATATGGTTTTTAATTCTGTTAAAACATCAGAAGGAAATACTCTTACGCCTATGATAATAAGTTCTTTGGGTGTTGTTTTAAATATGATTCTTGATCCACTTTTTATAATCAATTTTAGAATGGGTATAATCGGTGCGGCTATAGCTTCTGTAATTTCTCAAGGAGTATTTTTGATTTTAATTTATCCTCTTCTATTTAGAAAAAAAGATGGTATATATATAAAAAAATGTAATTTAAAATTGAGAATGGATAAGGTTATTAAAATATTTAAAATAGGATTACCCTCAACTATAGGGACTTCTATGGAATCTCTTGGTTTTATAATATTGAACAGTTTTATAGTTACTTATGGAAATACTACTCTTGCTGCATACAGTGTAGCTAATAGAATAAATTCTATGGTTTTTATGCCTGGAATGGCTATTGGTGGTGCTATAGTTTCTATAATAGGTCAAAATATAGGTGCAGATCAAATAGATAGGGTAAAAAAAGCTTTCAAAACAGCTGCATTGTATTCATTTACTATATCTATGACTTTGGGTATTATTTTGTTTATATATGCCGAAAATGCTTTAAAAATATTTTTACCTTTAGAACAAGATCTTCCAACTGTTATTGAAGGTACTGAGTATATGAAATTAATGGCTCTTTCATTATTCCTTGTAGGTATGAATGATCTTTTAAATGGAACATTTCAAGGATCTGGTCATACATTGTATTCTATGATGATTTCTATGGGAAGACTTTGGATATTCAGAATACCTATGATAATAATATTCCAAAATTTTACAGATCTTGGTTCTACAGGAGTTTGGTATGCTATGGTTTTGAGTAACTTTTTAACTACTATAATGGGATTTTTATTCTTTTTCTTTGGAAAATGGGAGAGAAGAGTTGTTGAAAAATCTCCTGTGTATGATCAGGATTAA
- a CDS encoding metallophosphoesterase, which produces MKIGIISDIHVDISNKEDEKIEEILSDYLKEKEVEVLIIAGDISENYNTTIEVLRKIEELSKSKVLFVPGNHDLWNIKNKELETYNIYEKLKTFEGNLCDNPYELNEEYVVIGDVLWYDYSFADNSFSDEQLEMKMYMGRTWKDSQYIKWGKLDKIKNIEFIEKLKEQISKYKNKKIILVTHMITHPAFKVEYNDLWKYFNGFLGTDKLLPIIEDNNNIKYIIMGHVHYRREFKDGEKNYICRCLNYRNEWESEDIKKEIKNTLKILDL; this is translated from the coding sequence ATAGAAGAAATATTAAGCGATTATTTAAAAGAAAAAGAGGTAGAAGTTCTCATAATAGCTGGAGATATTTCTGAGAATTATAATACAACGATCGAAGTTTTGAGAAAAATAGAAGAATTATCAAAATCGAAAGTTCTTTTTGTACCTGGTAATCATGATCTTTGGAATATAAAAAATAAAGAACTTGAAACATATAATATATATGAAAAATTAAAAACCTTTGAAGGAAATCTTTGTGATAATCCTTATGAACTAAATGAAGAATATGTAGTTATAGGGGATGTTTTATGGTATGATTATTCTTTTGCAGATAATAGTTTTTCTGATGAACAACTTGAAATGAAAATGTATATGGGAAGAACATGGAAAGATAGTCAGTATATTAAATGGGGAAAACTTGATAAAATTAAAAACATAGAATTTATAGAAAAATTAAAAGAACAAATAAGTAAATATAAAAATAAAAAAATAATACTTGTAACTCATATGATAACGCATCCTGCATTTAAAGTAGAATATAATGATTTATGGAAGTATTTTAACGGTTTTCTTGGTACAGATAAACTATTGCCAATAATCGAGGATAATAATAATATAAAGTATATTATAATGGGACATGTTCATTATAGAAGAGAATTTAAAGATGGTGAGAAAAATTATATATGTAGATGTTTAAACTATAGAAATGAGTGGGAGAGTGAAGATATTAAAAAGGAGATAAAAAACACTTTGAAAATATTAGATTTATAA